One segment of Primulina tabacum isolate GXHZ01 chromosome 6, ASM2559414v2, whole genome shotgun sequence DNA contains the following:
- the LOC142548799 gene encoding ABC transporter G family member 1-like, producing the protein MSRVVSTENELVQETMAFYSRSDEMPRAAASPTLGQLLKCVGDVRKEVTGDETPVHQVVEMSMEPRALPFLLTFSNLSYSVKVSRKCSLLRRGEGGTKTLLNNISGEARDGEIMAVMGASGSGKSTLIDALANRMAKGSLKGSVRLNGEVLESRMLKVISAYVMQDDLLFPMLTVEETLMFAAEFRLPRNLSKSKKKLRVQTLVDQLGLRNAAKTVIGDEGHRGVSGGERRRVSIGIDIIHDPILLFLDEPTSGLDSTSAFMVVKVLQRIAQSGSVVIMSIHQPSYRILGLLDKMIFLSRGQTVYSGSPSNLPLFFSDFGHPIPDNENRTEFALDLIRELEGSPGGTKSLVEFNRSWQTFRRSSRNSEPIPEPNGSVNLSLKEAISASISRGKLVSGAGANGTSNPTSMVSKFANPLWIELAVLSKRSFTNSRRLPELFMVRLCAVVVTGFILATMFWRLDNSPKGVQERLGFFAFAMSTTFYTCADALPVFLQERYIFMRETAYNAYRRSSYVLSHSLVSLPSLLFLSLAFAAITFWAVGLDGSFLFYFLIIFASFWAGSSFVTFLSGVVPHVMLGYTIVVAILAYFLLFSGFFINRDRIPPYWIWFHYLSLVKYPYEGVLQNEFEDKIKCFMRGIQIFDSTPLGTLPNALKVKLLNSLSSTLGIKISTNTCVTTGADILQQQGVNDLSKWDCLWVTVAWGFFFRVLFYLSLLVGSKNKRR; encoded by the coding sequence ATGTCAAGAGTTGTCTCAACAGAGAATGAACTTGTTCAAGAAACCATGGCGTTTTACAGCCGCTCGGATGAGATGCCACGCGCCGCCGCCTCCCCGACGCTGGGACAGCTTTTGAAGTGCGTTGGCGATGTGAGGAAGGAGGTCACGGGGGACGAAACGCCGGTGCATCAGGTTGTGGAAATGAGCATGGAGCCTCGCGCTCTTCCGTTTCTGCTTACGTTCAGTAATCTTAGTTACAGTGTCAAAGTCAGCCGGAAGTGCTCCCTCCTCCGCCGTGGAGAAGGTGGGACGAAAACCCTTCTGAATAACATCTCCGGGGAGGCTCGTGACGGTGAGATAATGGCGGTTATGGGTGCCTCAGGCTCGGGAAAATCGACCCTCATCGATGCACTCGCGAATCGTATGGCGAAGGGAAGTTTAAAAGGCTCTGTCAGGCTTAACGGTGAAGTATTAGAGTCAAGAATGCTGAAAGTGATTTCTGCATATGTAATGCAAGATGATCTTTTGTTTCCCATGCTCACAGTTGAAGAAACCCTCATGTTTGCTGCGGAGTTCAGGTTACCAAGAAACCTTTCCAAATCCAAGAAAAAACTCCGAGTCCAGACGTTAGTCGATCAGCTTGGGCTAAGAAACGCCGCCAAGACTGTCATTGGGGATGAGGGCCATCGGGGAGTCTCCGGAGGCGAGCGGCGGCGGGTTTCTATCGGAATCGACATCATCCACGACCCCATATTGTTGTTTCTTGATGAGCCCACGTCCGGGTTGGATTCAACCAGCGCTTTCATGGTGGTGAAAGTACTGCAGAGAATTGCACAGAGTGGGAGTGTGGTGATAATGTCCATACACCAGCCGAGTTATCGGATTCTTGGATTATTGGACAAAATGATCTTTTTGTCACGCGGGCAGACTGTATACAGTGGCTCTCCCTCCAATTTGCCACTGTTTTTCTCAGATTTTGGCCACCCCATACCAgacaatgagaatcgaaccgaGTTCGCACTCGATTTGATTCGTGAACTTGAAGGATCACCAGGTGGAACAAAGTCCCTCGTTGAATTCAACAGATCTTGGCAAACGTTCAGAAGGTCATCAAGAAATTCTGAACCAATCCCAGAGCCAAATGGATCCGTCAATCTTTCACTGAAAGAAGCAATCAGTGCCAGTATTTCAAGAGGAAAGCTAGTTTCCGGAGCAGGCGCAAACGGCACAAGTAACCCCACATCAATGGTCTCCAAATTTGCAAATCCATTGTGGATTGAGCTAGCTGTACTCTCCAAAAGATCATTCACAAATTCAAGAAGATTGCCCGAGCTTTTCATGGTTCGTCTCTGCGCTGTCGTGGTGACAGGATTCATCCTCGCCACCATGTTTTGGAGACTCGACAACTCCCCCAAAGGGGTCCAAGAGAGACTCGGTTTCTTCGCATTCGCCATGTCCACAACTTTCTACACCTGCGCCGATGCTCTCCCCGTTTTCCTCCAAGAAAGGTACATATTCATGCGTGAAACAGCGTACAATGCTTACAGAAGATCATCCTACGTTTTATCCCACTCCCTAGTATCACTTCCATCACTATTATTTCTCTCCTTAGCCTTTGCTGCCATTACTTTCTGGGCAGTCGGACTCGACGGCAGTTTCCTCTTCTACTTCTTGATAATCTTCGCCTCCTTTTGGGCCGGAAGTTCCTTTGTAACATTCTTATCCGGTGTCGTCCCACATGTCATGCTAGGATACACCATTGTTGTAGCCATTTTAGCATACTTTCTACTCTTCAGCGGCTTTTTCATCAACCGAGACCGAATCCCACCATACTGGATATGGTTCCACTACTTATCCCTCGTAAAATACCCCTACGAGGGTGTCCTGCAGAACGAGTTTGAGGATAAGATAAAGTGCTTCATGCGTGGGATCCAAATATTCGATAGCACCCCTTTAGGGACATTGCCGAATGCTTTGAAAGTGAAGCTTTTGAATAGCCTGAGCAGCACACTGGGGATCAAGATCAGCACCAACACATGCGTGACCACGGGGGCGGATATATTGCAGCAGCAAGGGGTGAATGATCTTAGCAAATGGGATTGTCTGTGGGTTACCGTGGCTTGGGGTTTCTTTTTCAGGGTTTTGTTCTACTTGTCCTTGTTGGTTGGGAGTAAGAACAAGAGAAGGTAA